Proteins encoded in a region of the Sugiyamaella lignohabitans strain CBS 10342 chromosome B, complete sequence genome:
- the NIF3 gene encoding Nif3p (hypothetical protein; similar to Listeria monocytogenes major sigma factor (rpoD gene product); the authentic, non-tagged protein is detected in highly purified mitochondria in high-throughput studies; GO_component: GO:0005737 - cytoplasm [Evidence IDA] [PMID 14562095]; GO_component: GO:0005737 - cytoplasm [Evidence IDA] [PMID 17034789]; GO_component: GO:0005739 - mitochondrion [Evidence IDA] [PMID 14562095]; GO_component: GO:0005739 - mitochondrion [Evidence IDA] [PMID 16823961]; GO_component: GO:0005739 - mitochondrion [Evidence IDA] [PMID 17034789]; GO_function: GO:0005525 - GTP binding [Evidence IEA]; GO_function: GO:0003934 - GTP cyclohydrolase I activity [Evidence IEA]; GO_function: GO:0016787 - hydrolase activity [Evidence IEA]; GO_function: GO:0046872 - metal ion binding [Evidence IEA]; GO_function: GO:0003674 - molecular_function [Evidence ND]; GO_function: GO:0000166 - nucleotide binding [Evidence IEA]; GO_process: GO:0035998 - 7,8-dihydroneopterin 3'-triphosphate biosynthetic process [Evidence IEA]; GO_process: GO:0008150 - biological_process [Evidence ND]), translating into MVIAYHPFIFRGLKQISPKDSQQESLLRLVRAGISVYCPHTAIDAGVGGVNDWLADGVSGGSENEVSRTVVQQVKIPEHLSEDHSGAGYGRVVELSDPVPLTDLVSRIKNHLGLKHVQLAANEAHLKGKLVKTVAICAGSGESVLQGVKADVHFTGELGHHYALHLIENGSSAIVCGHSNTERGFLSTFKKQLLEDFVQNYANDYDEFDIAISSSDKDPLVTV; encoded by the coding sequence ATGGTAATTGCATACCACccatttattttcagagGATTAAAACAAATCTCACCTAAAGATTCTCAACAGGAATCTCTGTTAAGACTTGTTAGAGCTGGTATTAGTGTTTATTGTCCTCATACTGCCATTGATGCTGGCGTTGGTGGTGTCAATGACTGGCTTGCCGACGGAGTTTCAGGGGGGAGTGAAAATGAAGTTTCTCGTACTGTTGTGCAACAAGTTAAGATTCCTGAGCATCTTAGCGAGGATCacagtggtgctggttATGGTAGAGTAGTAGAGCTATCTGACCCAGTGCCACTAACGGACTTGGTTAGCCGCATAAAAAATCACTTAGGTCTAAAGCATGTTCAATTAGCTGCGAATGAAGCACATCTTAAAGGCAAACTTGTCAAAACTGTCGCTATTTGTGCTGGATCTGGAGAGAGTGTGCTTCAAGGCGTGAAGGCCGATGTGCATTTCACCGGTGAACTGGGCCACCATTATGCCCTTCACTTGATTGAAAACGGTTCCAGCGCTATCGTCTGTGGTCATTCTAATACTGAAAGAGGCTTTCTGAGTACTTTTAAGAAACAGCTTCTCGAGGATTTTGTACAAAACTATGCGAATGATTATGATGAGTTCGATATTGCCATTAGTTCATCCGACAAGGATCCCCTTGTAACTGTGTAG
- the MET17 gene encoding bifunctional cysteine synthase/O-acetylhomoserine aminocarboxypropyltransferase MET17 (O-acetyl homoserine-O-acetyl serine sulfhydrylase; required for Methionine and cysteine biosynthesis; GO_component: GO:0005737 - cytoplasm [Evidence IEA,IEA]; GO_component: GO:0005737 - cytoplasm [Evidence IDA] [PMID 11914276]; GO_component: GO:0005886 - plasma membrane [Evidence IDA] [PMID 16622836]; GO_function: GO:0003961 - O-acetylhomoserine aminocarboxypropyltransferase activity [Evidence IEA]; GO_function: GO:0003961 - O-acetylhomoserine aminocarboxypropyltransferase activity [Evidence TAS] [PMID 3299001]; GO_function: GO:0003961 - O-acetylhomoserine aminocarboxypropyltransferase activity [Evidence IDA] [PMID 7765825]; GO_function: GO:0003824 - catalytic activity [Evidence IEA,IEA]; GO_function: GO:0004124 - cysteine synthase activity [Evidence IEA]; GO_function: GO:0004124 - cysteine synthase activity [Evidence IDA] [PMID 7765825]; GO_function: GO:0030170 - pyridoxal phosphate binding [Evidence IEA]; GO_function: GO:0016740 - transferase activity [Evidence IEA]; GO_function: GO:0016765 - transferase activity, transferring alkyl or aryl (other than methyl) groups [Evidence IEA]; GO_process: GO:0071266 - 'de novo' L-methionine biosynthetic process [Evidence IEA]; GO_process: GO:0008652 - cellular amino acid biosynthetic process [Evidence IEA]; GO_process: GO:0006520 - cellular amino acid metabolic process [Evidence IEA]; GO_process: GO:0019344 - cysteine biosynthetic process [Evidence IEA,IEA]; GO_process: GO:0019344 - cysteine biosynthetic process [Evidence TAS] [PMID 15042590]; GO_process: GO:0008152 - metabolic process [Evidence IEA]; GO_process: GO:0009086 - methionine biosynthetic process [Evidence IEA]; GO_process: GO:0006555 - methionine metabolic process [Evidence IMP] [PMID 1101032]), whose product MPSHFDTLQLHAGQEVDPTTKARAVPVFATTSYVFDDSKNAAESFALQAPHFVYSRIANPTNDVFEKRIAALENGAAAVATSSGQAAQFIALSALAHAGSNIVSTSYLYGGTYNLLKVSFKRIGVNVKFVDGDDPADFEKAIDEKTRAIYIESIGNPKYNIPDFEALAAVAHKHGIPLVVDNTFGAGGYLVKPLDHGADIVVHSATKWIGGHGTTIGGVVVDGGKFPWDKHADKFPHLTEPSEAYHGLKFTETFGSIAYAVHLRTEVLRDFGPSLNPFGAFLLLQGLETLSLRVDRHVSNALKLAQHLEKHPNVSWVSYAGLESHPYHKAAQKYLKNGYGAVLSFGVKPVDGKDQSANVVDKLKLASNLANVGDSKTLVIAPYYTTHSQLTEEEKKASGVSADLIRVSVGTEFIDDIIADFEDAFKDIYKA is encoded by the coding sequence ATGCCTTCCCACTTTGATactcttcaacttcatGCTGGTCAGGAAGTTGACCCAACTACTAAGGCTCGTGCTGTGCCAGTCTTCGCAACTACTTCATATGTTTTCGACGACTCTAAGAATGCTGCTGAATCATTCGCTTTACAAGCTCCTCACTTTGTATACTCTAGAATCGCTAACCCCACCAATGATGTTTTTGAGAAGAGAATTGCTGCCCTCGAGaatggtgctgctgctgtagccACCTCTTCAGGCCAAGCTGCTCAATTCATCGCTCTTTCCGCTTTGGCACATGCTGGTTCTAATATCGTCTCTACCAGTTATTTGTATGGCGGTACCTATAATCTTTTGAAGGTTTCATTCAAGAGAATTGGTGTCAATGTCAAGTTTGTTGACGGTGATGATCCAGCTGATTTCGAGAAGGCCATTGATGAGAAGACTCGTGCCATTTACATTGAAAGTATTGGTAACCCCAAGTACAACATCCCTGATTTCGAGGCTCTTGCCGCTGTTGCTCATAAGCACGGAATTCCTCTTGTCGTTGACAACACCttcggtgctggtggttatCTCGTTAAGCCTCTTGACCatggtgctgatattgttgtCCATTCGGCTACTAAGTGGATTGGTGGTCATGGTACGActattggtggtgttgttgtcgaTGGTGGCAAGTTCCCTTGGGACAAGCATGCTGATAAGTTCCCTCACCTTACTGAGCCTTCTGAAGCTTACCACGGACTCAAGTTCACTGAGACCTTCGGCAGCATTGCCTATGCTGTCCACCTGCGTACTGAGGTTTTGAGAGATTTCGGTCCTTCATTGAATCCCTTCGGTGCTTTCTTGCTGCTTCAAGGTCTCGAGACTTTGTCTCTCCGTGTTGACAGACACGTCTCCAATGCTTTGAAGCTTGCTCAGCACTTGGAGAAGCACCCTAATGTCTCGTGGGTTTCATACGCTGGTCTTGAATCCCACCCCTATCACAAAGCTGCTCAAAAATACCTCAAGAACGGTTACGGCGCTGTTCTGTCCTTTGGTGTCAAGCCAGTTGATGGCAAAGATCAATCTGCTAATGTTGTTGATAAGCTCAAGCTTGCTTCAAACCTTGCTAACGTCGGTGACTCTAAAACTCTTGTCATTGCTCCTTACTACACTACCCACTCTCAActgactgaagaagagaagaaggcCAGTGGTGTCAGTGCTGATTTGATCCGTGTGTCGGTTGGTACCGAGTTTATTGACGATATCATTGCTGACTTTGAAGATGCTTTCAAGGACATCTACAAGGCCTAA
- the TEL2 gene encoding Tel2p (Subunit of the ASTRA complex, involved in chromatin remodeling; subunit of the telomere cap complex DNA-binding protein specific to single-stranded yeast telomeric DNA repeats, required for telomere length regulation and telomere position effect; involved in the stability or biogenesis of PIKKs such as TORC1; GO_component: GO:0070209 - ASTRA complex [Evidence IDA] [PMID 19040720]; GO_component: GO:0005694 - chromosome [Evidence IEA]; GO_component: GO:0000781 - chromosome, telomeric region [Evidence IEA,IEA]; GO_component: GO:0000784 - nuclear chromosome, telomeric region [Evidence IDA] [PMID 9490802]; GO_component: GO:0005634 - nucleus [Evidence IEA,IEA]; GO_function: GO:0003677 - DNA binding [Evidence IEA]; GO_function: GO:0042162 - telomeric DNA binding [Evidence IDA] [PMID 10525964]; GO_process: GO:0034502 - protein localization to chromosome [Evidence IMP] [PMID 18334620]; GO_process: GO:0000723 - telomere maintenance [Evidence IMP] [PMID 3513174]; GO_process: GO:0007004 - telomere maintenance via telomerase [Evidence IMP] [PMID 8649421]), which yields MDQIIRELKGSPDKSQIAGIASQLLAEDVVNWTQPNSESLELFSTLINKALPQLDDGTKFDPMLVDLFKSLPGISSLVTRISTLADSILSEDSKLVNHAVTCSHINLLSALLTDVLQVDSFATAYYRLGTTGSQHLHRRELVALFAGSKVFESLSMAAHSLDQYCNKFTIDDLSRFKKWKNLAEGKEYIRLLAEQINSFYITTIKSEEVIDRKDSLEVAGELLLKSTKLGSPMALSEHFITESNFENFLQIFSHVKHSRWHILEVSILPYLQRRYLSFGPSDKALVSSISRALALFLQKCHSPPIFKYGELPKVNLNMRRVLVLSTTISGQLLLQNQFNELLERWGNLLAINHVPEIVQEGQTQLLILSLSQLDNHVLIGVANTRSYLDAISNRLGALTDQVRLLGTLFAEQLTKHIEPSKPLDFGLESMYDENLKQWLEVNDPRGSGIKPSTDNIWEILNKSSSDSNSIHIENLHISPRNSAKDRENGGFVNEIGRNSGSNLKSSALMKTPKITELVDDVDMENSDLKPYPLPDSDSDDSDDDPTLVSKTKSSPPVYIKDLLSYLQEENYEKQMLALNHGADLIRRKARFGQEVDLYATALASQLAGMKDTFNIEEFNEKRLITLSALVASSPKLVPPYLAEVLFTGDYSLQQRINILSSITLGARELSGLKPADAIDAKPSPSKLLPLGVHQLFSNPRDHLLETSLPSTAEIDSISSELQAELIRDTSEKAKSELIGGPKVLRMSAKLSRERGERSSDKSQKITTNSFAKLCSRYFFSPLLGQWYTSGGAQSIGTYSNILVGHFIKTLALLLHAAYPSSSDIPSMTSQLLDLVMANRGAAKSALPILESILTSMLVILEINDQEFTVETWSRQIVDIKIWLEDTWQSIPNEKTSSFAAGVLYKLTEIMAKWERRLVGEFNSLEGTL from the coding sequence ATGGATCAAATAATTAGGGAGCTTAAGGGCTCGCCTGATAAGTCACAAATAGCTGGAATTGCTTCACAGCTGTTGGCTGAAGATGTGGTTAATTGGACACAACCTAATTCCGAGTCATTGGAGCTATTTTCTACTCTAATCAACAAGGCGCTCCCTCAATTGGATGATGGAACGAAATTTGACCCAATGCTGGTGGATCTATTTAAAAGTTTACCTGGTATTTCAAGTCTTGTTACCAGAATATCAACTTTGGCCGATTCAATTTTAAGTGAGGACTCCAAGCTCGTAAATCATGCTGTGACTTGCTCTCATATCAACCTACTCTCTGCTCTGTTGACAGATGTACTTCAGGTAGATTCGTTCGCAACCGCCTACTACAGACTAGGCACCACCGGGAGTCAGCACTTACATAGAAGAGAATTGGTGGCATTATTTGCTGGTAGCAAAGTGTTTGAATCAttgtcaatggcagcaCATTCATTGGATCAATACTGCAACAAATTTACAATTGATGATCTTTCAAGGTtcaaaaaatggaaaaatcTTGCCGAAGGTAAAGAGTACATTAGACTACTGGCGGAACAGATTAACTCATTCTACATTACGACTATAAAATCGGAGGAAGTCATTGATCGAAAAGATTCTTTGGAAGTAGCCGGCGAATTGTTGCTCAAGTCTACTAAACTGGGGTCACCGATGGCTTTAAGTGAGCACTTTATAACGGAATCCAACTTCGAAAATTTCCTTCAAATATTTAGTCATGTTAAACACAGCAGGTGGCATATATTGGAAGTCAGTATTTTGCCATACTTACAACGAAGATATCTTAGTTTTGGGCCGAGTGACAAAGCACTTGTCAGTTCAATATCCCGAGCTCTTGCTCTGTTTTTACAAAAATGCCACTCGCCACCGATTTTCAAATATGGTGAATTGCCGAAGGTCAATTTAAACATGCGGCGAGTATTAGTACTCTCGACGACCATCTCAGGGcaactgcttcttcagaatcagttCAACGAGTTATTGGAAAGGTGGGGTAATTTATTAGCCATAAACCATGTTCCGGAAATAGTTCAAGAGGGTCAAACACAGTTATTGATTCTTTCCTTGAGCCAGCTGGACAACCACGTTCTCATTGGCGTTGCTAATACCAGAAGTTACTTAGATGCCATCTCGAATCGTTTAGGTGCTCTGACAGATCAAGTGAGACTTTTAGGCACCTTATTTGCTGAACAGTTAACCAAACATATTGAGCCTTCTAAGCCACTAGATTTCGGCTTGGAGAGCATGTATGATGAAAATTTGAAACAGTGGTTGGAGGTGAACGATCCGAGAGGAAGCGGAATAAAGCCCAGCACTGATAATATCTGGGAAATTTTAAacaaatcttcttctgacaGTAACAGTATACACATTGAAAATTTGCATATCTCACCGCGTAACTCGGCAAAGGATAGAGAAAATGGCGGTTTTGTGAATGAGATTGGACGGAACTCAGGCAGCAATTTGAAGTCCAGTGCCTTGATGAAAACACCTAAAATAACTGAACTGGTTGATGATGTCGATATGGAGAACTCGGATCTCAAACCTTATCCATTGCCTGATTCTGACTCTGATGACTCTGACGATGACCCTACATTAGTGTCTAAAACGAAATCTAGTCCACCTGTCTATATAAAGGACTTGCTTTCATATTTACAAGAAGAGAATTATGAAAAGCAAATGCTTGCTCTAAATCACGGTGCGGATCTTATACGAAGAAAAGCGAGATTTGGTCAGGAGGTCGACCTTTATGCCACGGCTTTGGCTAGCCAATTAGCTGGAATGAAAGATACATTTAATATCGAAGAATTTAACGAGAAAAGACTCATCACCCTTTCAGCACTCGTGGCATCGTCTCCTAAACTCGTGCCTCCTTATCTAGCTGAGGTCCTATTTACTGGCGATTACTCTCTTCAACAGAGAATTAACATTCTATCTAGTATCACTTTAGGAGCTCGAGAATTGAGTGGACTTAAACCCGCTGATGCGATCGATGCTAAGCCATCACCTTCAAAGCTTTTACCTCTAGGGGTACACCAGCTCTTTTCTAATCCCCGAGACCATTTGTTGGAAACAAGTCTACCGTCAACTGCAGAAATAGATTCTATATCCAGTGAACTCCAGGCAGAGCTTATTCGAGACACATCAGAGAAGGCCAAAAGTGAACTAATAGGTGGACCAAAGGTGCTTAGGATGTCTGCCAAGCTCAGTCGCGAACGCGGCGAACGTTCATCCGACAAATCGCAAAAAATAACAACGAACAGTTTTGCTAAGTTGTGTAGTCGATACTTTTTTTCACCTTTGCTCGGCCAATGGTATACCTCTGGTGGAGCTCAGTCAATAGGTACCTACTCAAATATTTTAGTGGGCCATTTCATCAAGACTCTTGCATTACTTCTTCATGCTGCCTACCCTTCGAGTTCTGATATTCCCTCTATGACTTCGCAacttcttgatcttgttaTGGCCAATCGTGGAGCTGCCAAATCAGCTCTCCcaattcttgaatccattTTAACTAGCATGCTTGTTATCCTTGAAATAAACGATCAAGAATTCACTGTAGAAACTTGGTCAAGGCAGATCGTCGACATTAAAATTTGGCTTGAGGACACTTGGCAGTCGATCCCCAATGAGAAGACCAGCTCCTTTGCAGCTGGAGTTCTGTATAAATTGACAGAGATAATGGCTAAATGGGAACGCCGCTTGGTGGGCGAGTTCAACTCTCTTGAGGGTACATTATAG